A region from the Ammospiza nelsoni isolate bAmmNel1 chromosome 1, bAmmNel1.pri, whole genome shotgun sequence genome encodes:
- the MLH1 gene encoding DNA mismatch repair protein Mlh1 isoform X3: MYIFALHKPLEIAPQNVDVNVHPTKHEVHFLHEDSILERVQQHVESKLLGSNSSRMYFTQTLLPGADCFSNEVVKSAANSSVVTKGSSDKVYAHQMVRTDSREQKLDAFLQPVNNPLSAGTTEVTAEVEAGPPKGAERPQDAEMEEVSDLVEMVDVQEDAVQPESGHLFPETVPSRKRPREDMDVELEKDDTRQDMTAACTPRRRIINLTSVLTLQEEISSQAHAKLQEMLHEHSFVGCVSPQWALAQYQTKLYLLNTTKLSQELFYQILIYDFANFGVLRLSEPAPLYELSMLALEDPGSGWTEEDGPKEGLAEYIVEFLKKKSEMLKDYFSLEIDEEGNLTGLPLLIDNYVPPLEGLPMFVLRLATEVNWDEEKECFESLSKELAMFYSIRKQYIIEETNPTNSQSEESESGSTTWKWTVEHVLYKAFRTHLLPPKHFAEDGNILQLANLPDLYKVFERC; this comes from the exons ATGTATATTTTTGCTCTTCATAAACc CCTGGAAATAGCCCCCCAGAATGTAGATGTGAATGTGCATCCTACAAAACACGAAGTCCATTTTCTTCACGAAGACAGTATTCTGGAGCGTGTGCAACAACACGTAGAGAGCAAGTTATTGGGCTCTAATTCCTCAAGGATGTACTTCACTCAG ACATTGCTTCCAGGGGCTGACTGCTTTTCCAATGAGGTTGTAAAATCAGCAGCAAACTCTTCAGTGGTCACCAAGGGAAGCAGTGATAAAGTTTATGCACATCAGATGGTCCGCACTGATTCCCGAGAGCAGAAACTGGATGCTTTTCTTCAGCCAGTGAACAACCCCCTGAGTGCAGGCACCACTGAAGTGACAGCAGAGGTTGAGGCAGGACCTCCAAAGGGTGCAGAGAGGCCCCAGGATGCTGAAATGGAAGAAGTCAGTGACCTGGTTGAAATGGTTGATGTTCAGGAGGATGCAGTGCAGCCAGAGAGTGGACACTTGTTCCCTGAGACTGTGCCTTCTAG GAAGAGACCACGGGAAGACATGGATGTAGAATTGGAGAAAGATGACACCAGACAGGACATGACTGCTGCCTGCACCCCTAGAAGAAGAATTATCAACTTGACCAGTGTGTTGACTCTCCAGGAGGAAATCAGtagccaggcacatgcaa AACTCCAGGAGATGCTGCATGAGCACTCATTTGTTGGTTGTGTCAGTCCTCAGTGGGCTCTGGCCCAGTACCAGACAAAACTGTACCTTCTCAACACAACAAAACTCAG CCAAGAACTCTTCTACCAGATACTTATTTATGACTTTGCAAACTTTGGAGTCTTAAGGTTGTCT gagccagctccTTTATATGAGCTTTCAATGCTTGCTTTAGAAGATCCTGGAAGTGGCTGGACAGAAGAAGATGGCCCAAAAGAAGGGCTTGCTGAGTACATTGTGGAGTTTTTGAAAAAGAAGTCTGAAATGTTGAAAGATTATTTCTCTCTTGAAATTGATGAG GAAGGAAATCTTACTGGGTTGCCACTTCTGATAGACAACTATGTCCCACCACTGGAAGGACTGCCTATGTTTGTCCTGCGCTTGGCCACAGAG GTAAACTGGGATGAAGAAAAGGAGTGTTTTGAAAGCCTGAGTAAAGAACTAGCCATGTTCTACTCCATCAGAAAGCAGTATATAATAGAGGAAACCAACCCAACAAACTCTCAG agtgAAGAATCAGAGTCTGGTTCAACAACATGGAAATGGACTGTGGAACATGTGCTTTACAAAGCTTTTAGGACTCATCTTTTACCTCCTAAACACTTTGCAGAAGATGGCAACATTTTGCAGCTTGCTAACCTGCCTGACCTGTATAAAGTTTTTGAAAGATGTTGA
- the MLH1 gene encoding DNA mismatch repair protein Mlh1 isoform X2 has product MSDVRTLSNASTVDNIRAIFGNAVSRELIEVGCEDANLAFKMKGYITNANYSVKKCIFLLFINHRLVESAAMRKAIETVYAAYLPKSTHPFLYLSLEIAPQNVDVNVHPTKHEVHFLHEDSILERVQQHVESKLLGSNSSRMYFTQTLLPGADCFSNEVVKSAANSSVVTKGSSDKVYAHQMVRTDSREQKLDAFLQPVNNPLSAGTTEVTAEVEAGPPKGAERPQDAEMEEVSDLVEMVDVQEDAVQPESGHLFPETVPSRKRPREDMDVELEKDDTRQDMTAACTPRRRIINLTSVLTLQEEISSQAHAKLQEMLHEHSFVGCVSPQWALAQYQTKLYLLNTTKLSQELFYQILIYDFANFGVLRLSEPAPLYELSMLALEDPGSGWTEEDGPKEGLAEYIVEFLKKKSEMLKDYFSLEIDEEGNLTGLPLLIDNYVPPLEGLPMFVLRLATEVNWDEEKECFESLSKELAMFYSIRKQYIIEETNPTNSQSEESESGSTTWKWTVEHVLYKAFRTHLLPPKHFAEDGNILQLANLPDLYKVFERC; this is encoded by the exons ATGTCAGATGTTAGAACCTTATCCAATGCCTCAACAGTGGACAACATCAGGGCCATCTTTGGAAATGCTGTTAGCAG GGAACTCATAGAAGTGGGCTGTGAAGATGCAAATCTGGCCTTTAAAATGAAAGGTTACATCACGAATGCAAACTACTCTGTGAAGAAATGTATATTTTTGCTCTTCATAAACc ATCGGTTGGTAGAGTCAGCCGCTATGCGCAAAGCCATAGAAACTGTGTACGCTGCTTATTTGCCAAAAAGCACGCACCCATTCCTATACTTAAG CCTGGAAATAGCCCCCCAGAATGTAGATGTGAATGTGCATCCTACAAAACACGAAGTCCATTTTCTTCACGAAGACAGTATTCTGGAGCGTGTGCAACAACACGTAGAGAGCAAGTTATTGGGCTCTAATTCCTCAAGGATGTACTTCACTCAG ACATTGCTTCCAGGGGCTGACTGCTTTTCCAATGAGGTTGTAAAATCAGCAGCAAACTCTTCAGTGGTCACCAAGGGAAGCAGTGATAAAGTTTATGCACATCAGATGGTCCGCACTGATTCCCGAGAGCAGAAACTGGATGCTTTTCTTCAGCCAGTGAACAACCCCCTGAGTGCAGGCACCACTGAAGTGACAGCAGAGGTTGAGGCAGGACCTCCAAAGGGTGCAGAGAGGCCCCAGGATGCTGAAATGGAAGAAGTCAGTGACCTGGTTGAAATGGTTGATGTTCAGGAGGATGCAGTGCAGCCAGAGAGTGGACACTTGTTCCCTGAGACTGTGCCTTCTAG GAAGAGACCACGGGAAGACATGGATGTAGAATTGGAGAAAGATGACACCAGACAGGACATGACTGCTGCCTGCACCCCTAGAAGAAGAATTATCAACTTGACCAGTGTGTTGACTCTCCAGGAGGAAATCAGtagccaggcacatgcaa AACTCCAGGAGATGCTGCATGAGCACTCATTTGTTGGTTGTGTCAGTCCTCAGTGGGCTCTGGCCCAGTACCAGACAAAACTGTACCTTCTCAACACAACAAAACTCAG CCAAGAACTCTTCTACCAGATACTTATTTATGACTTTGCAAACTTTGGAGTCTTAAGGTTGTCT gagccagctccTTTATATGAGCTTTCAATGCTTGCTTTAGAAGATCCTGGAAGTGGCTGGACAGAAGAAGATGGCCCAAAAGAAGGGCTTGCTGAGTACATTGTGGAGTTTTTGAAAAAGAAGTCTGAAATGTTGAAAGATTATTTCTCTCTTGAAATTGATGAG GAAGGAAATCTTACTGGGTTGCCACTTCTGATAGACAACTATGTCCCACCACTGGAAGGACTGCCTATGTTTGTCCTGCGCTTGGCCACAGAG GTAAACTGGGATGAAGAAAAGGAGTGTTTTGAAAGCCTGAGTAAAGAACTAGCCATGTTCTACTCCATCAGAAAGCAGTATATAATAGAGGAAACCAACCCAACAAACTCTCAG agtgAAGAATCAGAGTCTGGTTCAACAACATGGAAATGGACTGTGGAACATGTGCTTTACAAAGCTTTTAGGACTCATCTTTTACCTCCTAAACACTTTGCAGAAGATGGCAACATTTTGCAGCTTGCTAACCTGCCTGACCTGTATAAAGTTTTTGAAAGATGTTGA